From Deinococcus aerius, the proteins below share one genomic window:
- a CDS encoding sensor histidine kinase — translation MRRPFWNSLAWRLTLAFVLLSVLALSTVGVFSYAYTRSEFGRLLTYRARSDTAQQVQTYVQAHGTLAGLRLGGPGGPPRFNGAGPSEPPPAPPPATGGRPDVERGPFAVLDPEYRAVFATPGLPAGTQITGSRRAAADPVRLNGRIVAYLLPSGTLPRPDERSAEFLARTARAVGLAMLAVALVAVLVGVWISRTLLQPLRVLQRGIDALRRGEPHAPLPAARRDEFGELLGAFNDMSAEVTRNQQVRRQLTADIAHDLNTPLSVIGGTLEGMLDGTFRPTPERLARLHRETEHLTRLVSDLRFLALADAGELRLTLEPTDVGALVSHTVGGFRELAERQGVGLTCQVPPGEVRVTLDPTRITQVLQNLIGNALAHTPAGGRIHVAAGVEGERLRVTVRDDGQGIAPGRLPHVFDRLYRGDAARSGTGSGLGLSISRSIIRAHGGQIGIDSAPGQGTTVRFDLPLAPPAVG, via the coding sequence ATGAGGCGCCCCTTCTGGAATTCCCTCGCCTGGCGGCTCACGCTGGCCTTCGTCCTCCTGAGCGTGCTGGCCCTGAGCACGGTGGGCGTGTTCTCGTACGCGTACACCCGCAGCGAGTTTGGCCGCCTCCTGACCTACCGGGCGCGGAGCGACACGGCCCAGCAGGTTCAGACCTACGTTCAGGCACACGGCACGCTGGCCGGGCTGCGGCTGGGCGGACCGGGCGGCCCCCCCCGCTTCAACGGCGCCGGGCCGAGCGAGCCGCCCCCGGCCCCCCCTCCCGCGACCGGCGGCCGGCCCGACGTGGAGCGAGGGCCTTTCGCCGTGCTGGACCCGGAGTACCGCGCGGTGTTCGCCACGCCGGGCCTGCCCGCGGGGACTCAGATCACGGGGAGCCGCCGCGCCGCCGCCGACCCGGTGCGGTTGAACGGGCGGATCGTGGCCTACCTGCTCCCCTCCGGGACCCTCCCACGACCCGACGAGCGCAGCGCCGAGTTCCTGGCGCGCACGGCGCGGGCGGTGGGGCTCGCCATGCTGGCGGTCGCCCTGGTCGCGGTCCTGGTGGGCGTGTGGATCTCCCGCACCCTGCTCCAGCCCCTGCGGGTGTTGCAGCGCGGCATCGACGCCCTGCGGCGCGGCGAGCCGCACGCCCCCCTCCCCGCCGCCCGCCGCGACGAGTTCGGCGAGCTGCTGGGCGCCTTCAATGACATGAGCGCCGAGGTGACGCGCAACCAGCAGGTGCGGCGCCAGCTCACCGCCGACATCGCGCATGACCTCAACACGCCGCTCTCGGTCATCGGCGGCACGCTGGAGGGGATGCTGGACGGCACCTTCCGCCCCACCCCCGAGCGCCTGGCCCGGCTGCACCGCGAGACCGAACACCTCACCCGCCTGGTGAGCGACCTGCGCTTCCTCGCCCTGGCCGACGCGGGCGAGCTGCGCCTGACCCTGGAGCCGACCGACGTGGGCGCGCTCGTCTCGCACACGGTCGGGGGCTTCCGCGAACTCGCGGAGCGTCAGGGCGTGGGCCTCACGTGCCAGGTCCCGCCGGGGGAGGTGCGCGTCACCCTCGACCCCACCCGGATCACCCAGGTGCTGCAAAACCTGATCGGCAACGCGCTCGCCCACACCCCGGCGGGCGGGCGGATTCACGTCGCGGCGGGGGTGGAAGGGGAGCGGCTGCGGGTCACCGTGCGCGACGACGGCCAGGGCATCGCGCCCGGGCGCCTGCCGCACGTCTTCGACCGCCTGTACCGGGGCGACGCGGCCCGCAGCGGCACCGGCAGCGGGCTGGGCCTGAGCATCAGCCGCTCCATCATCCGGGCGCACGGCGGGCAGATCGGGATCGACAGCGCGCCGGGGCAGGGAACGACTGTGAGGTTCGACCTGCCACTCGCCCCGCCCGCCGTGGGGTAG
- a CDS encoding alpha-glucosidase/alpha-galactosidase: MTHPKIAMIGAGSTVFAKNLLGDILGFPELAQADVRLFDIDQERLDVTEQVAGRVAQAVGARPTVTATTDRERALDGADFVINMIQVGGYRPATVTDFEVPKKYGLRQTIADTLGVGGIMRAVRTVPVLLDMSRDMERLCPDTLHLNYVNPMAMNIWGLSRQTPIRTVGLCHSVQHTASELAHDLGIPVEEIDYLCAGINHMAFYLKFEHKGENLYPRLMELAESGQVPAWNRVRYEMLRRLGYFVTESSEHFSEYVPYFIKRGREDLIERFGVPLDEYPRRCESQIGGWEELRTQLQDPSAPLEVRRSVEYGSLIIHSVVTGQPRVVYGNVMNDGGLISNLPHDCCVEVPCLVDRQGVQPTRIGRIPPQLAALMQTNINVQALTVEALVTGKREHIYHAAMLDPHTAAELDLDQIWALVDDLLAEHGDWVPEGLRARHAAD, from the coding sequence ATGACCCACCCGAAAATCGCCATGATCGGCGCGGGCAGCACCGTCTTCGCCAAGAACCTGCTCGGCGACATCCTGGGTTTTCCCGAACTCGCGCAGGCGGACGTGCGGCTCTTCGACATCGACCAGGAACGCCTCGACGTGACCGAGCAGGTCGCCGGGCGGGTGGCGCAGGCGGTGGGCGCGCGCCCCACCGTCACCGCCACCACCGACCGGGAGCGGGCGCTCGACGGGGCGGACTTCGTGATCAACATGATCCAGGTCGGCGGGTACAGGCCCGCCACCGTGACCGACTTCGAGGTGCCCAAGAAATACGGCCTGCGGCAGACCATCGCGGACACCCTCGGCGTCGGCGGGATCATGCGGGCGGTGCGGACCGTGCCCGTGCTGCTCGACATGAGCCGGGACATGGAGCGGCTGTGCCCGGACACGCTGCACCTGAACTATGTCAACCCGATGGCGATGAACATCTGGGGGTTGAGCCGGCAGACGCCGATCAGGACCGTGGGCCTGTGCCACTCGGTGCAGCACACCGCCTCGGAACTCGCGCACGACCTCGGGATTCCGGTGGAGGAGATCGACTACCTCTGCGCGGGCATCAACCACATGGCCTTTTACCTGAAGTTCGAACACAAGGGAGAGAACCTCTACCCCCGGCTGATGGAGCTGGCCGAGTCGGGGCAGGTCCCGGCGTGGAACCGGGTGCGCTATGAGATGCTGCGGCGGCTGGGCTACTTCGTGACCGAGTCGAGCGAACACTTCTCGGAATACGTGCCCTACTTCATCAAGCGGGGCCGCGAGGACCTGATCGAGCGGTTCGGCGTGCCGCTGGACGAGTACCCCCGCCGCTGCGAGTCGCAGATCGGCGGCTGGGAGGAGTTGCGGACCCAGCTTCAGGACCCGAGCGCCCCGCTGGAGGTCAGGCGCAGCGTGGAGTACGGCTCGCTCATCATCCACTCGGTGGTGACCGGGCAGCCGCGCGTGGTGTACGGCAACGTGATGAATGACGGCGGGCTGATCAGCAACCTCCCGCACGACTGCTGCGTCGAGGTGCCCTGCCTGGTCGACCGCCAGGGGGTGCAACCCACCCGGATTGGCCGCATCCCTCCCCAGCTCGCCGCCCTGATGCAGACGAACATCAACGTGCAGGCCCTGACGGTGGAGGCCCTGGTCACCGGCAAGCGTGAGCATATCTACCACGCGGCGATGCTCGACCCGCATACCGCCGCCGAACTCGACCTCGACCAGATCTGGGCGCTGGTGGACGACCTGCTCGCCGAACACGGCGACTGGGTGCCCGAGGGACTGCGGGCGCGTCACGCCGCGGACTGA
- a CDS encoding LacI family DNA-binding transcriptional regulator: MTRATLRDVAAYAGVSHQTVSNVLNDHPSIRPTTRQRVMDAIRALDYHPNVAAKALRESRVTTLCCAFYGHSADEVADPYRNLVQSAFISEANAHGYNITTALLGGDRPGGFEGLRAAYMQRAFGGAVVVSTTLPPGRMRELAAWGLPTVLFDHEDPQGQLPSVTTDYAGGMAGLVAHLVSRGRRDLALVIPSDDFGSSAVLRREGFLAAARAHGVRSRIEAGAWSYEAGEAAFRRLWAGEDRPDAVLCGNDRMGAGALSAARALGVRVPEEVAVSGFDDFEFARYTAPSLTTIHVPHEAMARLAVRRLLSLLSGTAPPDEPPGCQLPVTLVPRESA, encoded by the coding sequence ATGACGCGAGCCACGCTGCGCGATGTCGCGGCCTACGCGGGTGTGTCCCACCAGACGGTCTCGAATGTCCTCAACGACCACCCGTCGATTCGCCCCACCACCCGGCAGCGCGTGATGGACGCGATCCGCGCCCTGGACTATCACCCGAACGTGGCGGCCAAGGCGCTGCGCGAGTCGCGCGTGACCACGCTGTGCTGCGCCTTTTACGGCCACTCGGCGGATGAGGTGGCCGATCCCTACCGCAACCTCGTGCAGTCGGCCTTCATCTCCGAGGCGAACGCGCACGGCTACAACATCACGACGGCGCTGCTGGGGGGGGACCGCCCCGGGGGCTTCGAGGGGCTGCGGGCCGCCTATATGCAGCGGGCCTTCGGCGGCGCGGTGGTTGTGAGCACCACCCTGCCGCCGGGGCGGATGCGTGAGCTGGCCGCCTGGGGCCTGCCCACCGTGCTGTTCGACCACGAGGACCCGCAGGGGCAGCTTCCCTCGGTCACCACCGATTACGCCGGGGGGATGGCGGGGCTCGTCGCGCACCTCGTCTCGCGGGGGCGCCGCGACCTGGCACTCGTGATCCCGAGTGACGACTTCGGCAGCAGCGCCGTGCTGCGCCGCGAGGGCTTTCTGGCGGCGGCGCGGGCGCACGGGGTCCGCTCCCGCATCGAGGCGGGCGCCTGGTCCTACGAGGCGGGGGAGGCGGCCTTCCGGCGCCTGTGGGCGGGGGAGGACCGCCCCGACGCGGTGCTGTGCGGCAACGACCGGATGGGGGCCGGGGCGCTCTCCGCCGCCCGCGCCCTGGGCGTGCGCGTGCCCGAGGAGGTGGCCGTCAGCGGCTTCGACGACTTCGAGTTCGCGCGCTACACCGCGCCCAGCCTGACGACCATCCACGTGCCCCACGAGGCGATGGCCCGCCTGGCCGTGCGGCGGCTGCTTTCGCTGCTGAGCGGCACCGCCCCCCCGGACGAGCCGCCGGGGTGCCAGCTTCCCGTCACCCTCGTCCCGCGCGAGTCCGCGTGA